One Marinobacter halotolerans genomic region harbors:
- a CDS encoding DUF4123 domain-containing protein translates to MNTLFPEEQSQKTFIVLDGALINAPLLAYKYDDDPWFDQLYRGTRHAGAIEVSPCLIRPSGNSRFWEHQTEWGSFGVGIKTRVSAEKLIGHLRSLISVRLPNGQQSYCRFYSNKHLALLLDVFSDHEARSFSGPIFSWFSTHPTAPFDEIQLDGCGECRNRDNEGWFQLSSKHLDALSHIRETEFSRKLCQHLGLQTDGKTIDAIKRLNLQAQQYGFISEREVATFVELAWGQDEHIHSSACQRILNDGGETAYQKLTALDRQIAYGDA, encoded by the coding sequence ATGAACACTTTATTCCCCGAAGAGCAGTCCCAAAAGACGTTCATCGTTTTGGACGGTGCGCTCATAAATGCGCCGCTGTTGGCATACAAATATGATGACGACCCCTGGTTTGATCAGTTATATCGTGGCACGAGACACGCTGGAGCTATAGAGGTCAGTCCTTGCCTGATTCGCCCTTCTGGGAATTCTCGATTTTGGGAACATCAAACTGAATGGGGATCTTTCGGGGTTGGTATAAAGACCAGAGTTTCAGCAGAAAAGCTGATTGGTCATTTGCGCAGCCTTATCAGCGTGCGACTCCCGAATGGCCAACAAAGCTACTGCAGGTTTTATTCTAATAAACATTTGGCGCTGTTGCTGGATGTATTCTCGGACCATGAGGCTCGTAGTTTCTCTGGTCCAATATTCAGCTGGTTTAGCACCCATCCGACAGCACCATTTGATGAAATTCAGCTTGATGGATGCGGGGAGTGCCGCAATCGTGACAACGAGGGATGGTTTCAGTTGAGCAGCAAACATCTGGATGCTCTCAGTCACATTCGTGAAACGGAGTTTAGTCGCAAGCTGTGCCAACACCTCGGCCTTCAGACTGACGGGAAAACGATTGATGCTATCAAGCGTTTGAATCTCCAGGCACAGCAGTACGGCTTTATTTCTGAGCGCGAGGTCGCGACCTTTGTTGAGTTAGCCTGGGGGCAAGATGAGCACATTCATTCTTCAGCATGCCAGCGAATTCTGAATGATGGGGGCGAAACCGCTTATCAGAAGCTGACAGCGCTTGACCGCCAGATTGCATATGGAGATGCATAA
- a CDS encoding LysM peptidoglycan-binding domain-containing protein: MPNQYQVKSGDVLGMIANKYGTTVSRLMRMNEGTIDHPDKIYPGQCLNVPANSESSSFSSAPASSVVDRGDCQEDFVEIIHITGTDELFFLTQSDLTEIEREEKLVCAPIGRLYREIKAGNNDGMCKIDQPGEMVGQAISPLQKTKLEVVSELEEMGVVGTSMQSTPPLTEIKRLKGNKHYTYVRSDKIANHWRSYKMTAQDRKRSAGWMSQKGIDGNKLKEAVESDFGIKFKADLWKLDPDSNLSKSLNQFYDEVSWSVWGDKDAQAKNRNETGFDASAEAQLMRFAAGAEASGEFTPSEGKVHLQAKADAQFSLAQGKASIEQAFPANDYSEIRIYYRVGGWDGKRAYATLGHFQARLTITASGYAGASAMLAANVKVDCSEGVPSIKGIAAGDSDQGVNAEAGAFAGVRGGCELLGALYWTDVLSKQSDWKALCQIGPKVEGAAGIGADVYLKLAFSEKTGKFLLKAHAGLVLGLGASGSFLLEVSAQEMLEMIHFVYNSLLKVDFRYVELFDRQSKAFERYVQVSLFALSRGVEYAVAATELATSGFDYMEREVIAFISAQREGLAKENDVEILAENLIKDIARNEKSVFRHSPPEVKGVVLYKLTYDHWLTPQLFDGTFTKVKAIGEVLKTFQGWRDFNETMLRMNPDGEAEAGVGEINAEKLFKFIGKNRFDYLMFKKTLEARSAIADRPVELDPYSACHNCGIV, encoded by the coding sequence ATGCCAAACCAGTATCAGGTTAAGTCGGGTGACGTGCTTGGGATGATTGCGAACAAGTACGGTACAACCGTGTCGCGACTTATGAGAATGAACGAAGGGACGATAGATCACCCTGACAAGATCTATCCTGGTCAGTGTCTCAACGTACCGGCGAACAGCGAATCCTCGTCATTTTCATCCGCTCCAGCGTCTAGCGTTGTAGATCGAGGCGATTGTCAGGAAGACTTTGTTGAAATCATCCATATCACTGGAACCGACGAGCTGTTTTTCTTAACGCAAAGTGATCTGACGGAAATCGAGCGGGAAGAGAAACTGGTTTGCGCACCTATTGGTCGTCTCTATCGGGAAATTAAGGCGGGTAACAATGATGGTATGTGCAAGATTGATCAGCCCGGTGAAATGGTTGGTCAGGCGATTTCCCCTCTCCAGAAGACAAAGCTGGAGGTTGTCTCAGAGCTAGAGGAAATGGGCGTTGTGGGGACCAGTATGCAGAGCACGCCACCTTTGACTGAGATCAAGCGCTTGAAAGGCAACAAGCACTATACGTACGTTCGGTCTGACAAAATCGCAAACCACTGGCGTAGCTATAAGATGACGGCGCAGGACCGGAAGCGCAGTGCTGGTTGGATGAGCCAAAAAGGTATTGATGGCAACAAGCTGAAAGAGGCTGTTGAGAGTGACTTTGGTATTAAATTCAAGGCAGATCTGTGGAAGCTTGATCCGGATAGCAATCTGAGCAAGTCGCTAAACCAGTTTTATGATGAGGTTAGTTGGTCTGTTTGGGGCGACAAGGATGCGCAGGCGAAAAACCGTAACGAAACTGGTTTTGATGCCTCCGCAGAGGCTCAATTAATGCGATTTGCAGCCGGCGCTGAGGCATCGGGCGAATTCACTCCAAGCGAAGGTAAGGTGCATCTACAAGCCAAAGCCGATGCACAATTCAGTTTGGCCCAGGGTAAGGCGTCCATAGAGCAGGCGTTTCCTGCTAACGACTACTCAGAAATTCGAATCTATTACCGTGTTGGTGGCTGGGATGGTAAGCGAGCATACGCAACCTTGGGCCATTTTCAGGCCCGCCTTACTATCACCGCGAGCGGATACGCAGGCGCATCAGCCATGCTTGCCGCCAATGTCAAAGTTGATTGCTCGGAAGGTGTGCCCAGTATTAAAGGCATCGCAGCTGGCGATTCGGATCAAGGGGTTAATGCGGAGGCAGGGGCTTTTGCGGGGGTTCGGGGCGGATGCGAGCTTCTCGGTGCGCTTTACTGGACTGACGTGCTCTCAAAACAGTCTGATTGGAAAGCGCTTTGTCAGATCGGGCCCAAAGTTGAGGGGGCTGCGGGAATCGGGGCTGACGTCTACTTGAAGCTAGCCTTCAGTGAAAAAACAGGCAAATTTCTGTTGAAAGCACATGCAGGGCTGGTGTTGGGATTGGGAGCGAGTGGCAGTTTCCTACTTGAAGTGAGTGCTCAGGAAATGCTTGAAATGATTCATTTTGTGTACAACAGTCTTCTGAAAGTTGATTTCCGTTACGTTGAGCTGTTTGACCGCCAATCAAAGGCTTTTGAGCGCTACGTACAAGTTTCATTGTTTGCGTTGTCGAGGGGTGTGGAATATGCGGTTGCCGCAACTGAACTTGCAACGTCGGGGTTCGATTATATGGAGCGAGAGGTGATTGCGTTTATTAGCGCTCAGCGAGAGGGTTTGGCCAAAGAAAACGACGTCGAAATACTTGCTGAAAATCTCATCAAAGACATTGCCAGAAATGAAAAAAGTGTTTTTCGACACTCTCCACCTGAAGTAAAAGGCGTAGTTCTATACAAGCTGACATACGACCATTGGCTCACGCCACAGCTCTTTGATGGAACTTTTACCAAAGTTAAAGCAATCGGCGAAGTATTGAAAACGTTCCAAGGCTGGCGTGACTTCAATGAAACCATGCTTCGCATGAATCCAGATGGTGAGGCAGAGGCTGGAGTAGGCGAAATAAATGCAGAAAAACTCTTTAAGTTTATAGGCAAAAACCGGTTCGACTATCTCATGTTCAAAAAAACTCTTGAGGCTCGCTCCGCTATTGCCGATAGGCCCGTCGAGCTTGATCCTTATAGCGCTTGTCATAATTGTGGCATTGTTTAA